The sequence TTACCTTCTCTGTAGTCGTTTAGCTCTGAGAGaacaaatttaacaaaaaactttCTGGTGATTTATCACTTCTTTGGTTCCGGCAGCCTGCCTCGGGATGCAAAGTTGTAGGTTTAATATCaaactgacagacagaaaagaTCAATTTTCAGCTATCCACCAGCCAAAAATAATGTGTAACATGTAGACCACATTATTTTTCACCCTCAGTCTCTCCTCTGCTCAACCCTGGTCTAAATATAATGCTGGCAGATATGTAACTGGCATTTATTAGTTCACAGATGCCACTGTGGGATAAAAATGGCTGTGAGGGCCTCATAGATACGGGTCAGGAGCATTTTACATCAGCTTGACCTTTGAAAAGAGCTGAGAGAGCAGCCTTGGACTCTGGGACCGCTGTGAGATTCCTGTCCTCAGTGGTCCACCCTGCCCACTGAAGCCTTCCTAGAATGAATGAAGCTCAGTTTCAGTGTTCAAGCCACACTAATCTCTGGCAATGCGACCCAATTACACTTGGAACACAAGTCACTCAACACCCCACTGATCACGCACAATACCACTGTGCATCACACTCACTGAAAATCCATTGGCACACATCATGATGGCAGTTGAGATGTTTATCCAGGGTCAAAGGGTCACAAACACCTGTGATTTTGGCCGAGGGAACACAGACTCTGAATGAAGCCTGCAGGCCGGCCCCTCCTGGTTTCTCACTCCTTTCACTTCCAGAAGATTCAAGGCCTTGAACGCCTGTGCTTTGAGCTATGTGGGGagttgtgtgtgactgtgtcaaGGGCTTACATACTGATGTATGAAAATCTAACAGCTACTGGCAATAAccacagcaaacacagaaagtCTACAGTTTTTGTATGTAGCAACATATCACTGAGCTAGAACATGTATGTACAGTTGTTGTCCAAAGTTTACAcacactcatcatgggcatcAATGTCATGCTAATTtgaggcttttaatgatttgtttgaactgggttttttttccagggtAAAATGATTGCACAGCATACAGATTTTCTCTAACCCACATTGAGTCAAAAGGAAGCATATAGgctcaaataaatacatacaccaATCATTTAATGAGTAGTGCTAAAGGTTCTACAATGTCATTCAACGTGATGAGGGCAAGTACATGTGAACTTATGATCACAAGTGTATAATGCAGACATTTTTACTATTACTGTTCCAAATTATTCAAATATTGTGTGTGAAGTTGTGTTGCTAAACTGGTGTTGTTTGACTCCCCAGGATATGAGCCGGTCGTTGTTGCCATTTGGTGGGATTGACAATACGGTCAGTAGAGTTCTCTTTTGTTCATTAAAACTCATGTGACTTTCTCATATATAGGCTATGTGTGTGCTCCTAAGTCTGTAACTAGTTCTGTCCACTACTGTTTGTCCAGGAACCAGCACTCATCGACCATTTCTTCTGATCCATTTATATGCCACTACTCCATGCTATAAACTTCTGCCAACTCTCTGCAAAAATGTCTTGTCCATGTCTCTCTAtgctctccttttttctcttctgtttcccCTTACCCTGTGACCAGTATGTGGAATGACTGGCGGGTTGCTTTAGTAGTTTTACATAATCTAGTTTATAATGGTCTCAACTATGGCATCATCATCGCTGTTTGGCACAATTAAGATTATGTCTAGCTAATagtagtttaaaaaatgtgattggTCTTTGTCTTACTCTGAGAAGTTATGAGGATGTAACCATAGTGGTTTGCAGTTTCTGAAGTATAAGGCTGATGATGCATCTGTTTCTGTAAGATCTGGGTCCATTTAATTAGGGGAAAACCCGGCTTGACAAAAGCAGCACAGAAACATTTGAAGTTATCCATTTTTAATATCTCTATGCAAGGAAAATCCAGATCAAGGAATCCTCTGCTGTACTTGCTTAAACTTTAGTCACGAATGCCAGGAGGTAACGTGATACAGTATTGTGAAGTGATAAAATGTGTCCCGGGCAGCAACTGTGTAAGATACATGTACGGACTTCACTGTGCTAAATGTATGTTTGTACGCATGCTGCGGCTGTTTATGAGCCGAAAATGTTTTGTGACCCATGTGAGGCCAGCCGTCAAATGACTGTTATTATTTTCCCATTGTGTCTGTGCAGGACTTGATGAGAAACCCTTTCGGTGTGTTTGACAACATGATGGCCAGCATGAGAAGTAGGATGGAGGGAATGCAGAGAAACCTTGTGAGTTTACGTTCAGCCTGTTTCTCTTGgcagtttcttcttgttaaaaggagtttttccttcccactgttgccaagtggttGCTAATAGTGGGTTGTCcgattgttggtgttttctctctattaacttacaatataaagtgccttaaagcaaatattgttgtgatttggaacgATTTAACTAAAACTGAATTGATATTGAAAATTATGTTATACAAAAGGCGATTGCCTGACAgtatttgtttctgtgtgtttcaggagTCCGCAGATTCAAACACCCACTCATTTCGCTCCTCATCAGTAATGACATATTCAAAGGTTGGAAATGAGCCTCCCAAGGTCTACCAAGCAACCTCGTCAACACGCTGTGCCCCAGGAGGGGTAAGTAACCCTGTGGATGTATTACTGTACTATATTATATCAAAACTAAATGCATGTTAGTGCTGTAAGTTTCCACTTCAACATGAGAAACGTCTACACTTTGACTATCATATACTCTCAATATGAGCTTGTTTTATTGGTATTATTACAGCTTTCCTTGTAACTCCTATGTCACATGACTTTAATGATATGTGCTTATTTTTAACACGCCCCAGATCAAGGAGACCCGGCAAGCAATCAGAGACTCTGAGAGTGGTCTCGAGAAGATGAAAATCGGACACCACATCCAGGACAGGGGGCATGTTGTTGAGAAGAAATACAACAAGAAAACAGGAGAGAAGGAGTTCAACCAGGACTTTCAAAATATGGATGAATGTATGTTATAACTTTACTATTTCTGTATGTAAAGGCTGCAAAAATGTATTCTCCCTCAATTTTTTAAGCGTACCACCATAGTTTTATGGTGTGTTTGGATAAGttggtaacactttataatacgACCCTAGACTAAGGGCGTAATTCCCCTGTAATTTAATGGAATTTCcgtgtattttatttgaaattacaatgTCATTTTACTTATACAAAAAGTTAAAAGTAGGTACACTACAGTAAGGCGGCAACAAGTCAGATTTTtacaagaaacaaagaaaaaactataCACTAAGTAAATGTAAGTAATTTTGCTTAATGCATAAGTATTTTTAAGTGTTATGTAACGTCAGTTATTTTACAGGAAATGAGACATAAAATATACTTAAAGTAATTTTAGTACAGTGTAAGCAattttgtgtgtaattttaTCATAATCTTTTGGAACAACAAACAACGTTACAAATTTGTAATGGAGTGGATTCATCTTGGCCCCTTACATCTTTTATGACATTACCGGTACTTATACAttacttaaaattacttacaatgtaattatttctttgttttctttaaaaaaaaatctgacttgTTGTTattcgtggctcaagagttgggagtcgCCTTgggcgactgtggctcagggggttgggaatcgcatctgtaaccggaaggtcgccggttcgatccctgggctctctgtcctggtcgttgtgtccttgggcaagacactttaccctacttgcctactggtgttggccagaggggccgatggcgcgatatggcagcctcgcttctgtcagtctgccccagggcagctgtggctacaacagtagctgcctccaccagtgtgtgaatgtgagagtgaatgaatagtggtattgtaaagcgctttgggtgccttgaaaagcgctatatcaatccaatccattattattattattgtaatcagaaggttgccggttcgagccccggctccgtcagtctcggtcgttgtgtccttgggcaagacacttcacccgttgcctactggtggtggtcagagggcccggtggcgccagtgtccggcagcctcgcctctgtcagtgcgccccagggtggctgtggctacaatgtagcttgccatcaccagtgtgtgaatgtgtgtgtgaatgggtgggtgactggatgtgtaaagcgctttggggtccttggggactagtaaagctctatataaatacaggccatttaccatttattgtgCATCTACCTTGAAGTATCTGTaggtaaataaaatacattgtaATACCATATAACATACACTgaaattccatttaattacagGGTAATTATGtccttagttttagtttttttctcatttttaaatatttttattttaataaataacatgCCAACTGAGTCGTGTAAAGTCTTAAAGGGCAGGTGTGTAGGAATGGATATGTATCAGCTAAACTGGAATGCAGTGTTCATAATACTACGTAATAACAGGATTGCTTAATAAGAGCTCTTTGTGTTTACTTGGTAGATGTACAGATAAATCAAACACTTTCTGTAgggacttttacattttaatgttgaCACAAAATCTGACCTATACCATAGACCCATCCTTCAGTCCATCCATCAATTTTCTTCTGGTATTCCAGTTCAAGGTCAGAGTTTTTCCcgagctgtcatagggtgagaggcagcgTATATCCTGTGCACATCGCCCTATAGTCTCAtctaaatgattaaaaacagcGAAGGAGGTACACTTGATTGGTCTCAGCCTGTAACTTTACTAGATGTCATTGAATTCTACACAGCAGTTGTTTAAAGTGATCAGAACATTTCGGGTGAAGAAATGTAAACGGCTTTTACAACGCCAAATTTGAGGGCACAGAAGTCCAGGAGATGACCAGCttgtctttacatttttaattcaatCTGTCCTTAGTAGCGGGCGGTATTATAAAGCGTTACCAACAAGTTCCATGAaaactttgttaaaaaaaaattcagataaAAATGTTATACTACTATGAAATGCCATTGTTTAGGTCTTTCTAGGCCCTGAGTCTGCCTAACACGATAATAATTCCTCACCCTCAGCTGAAGCACAGTCTTTTGATGATGAGTGGCAGCAGGAAGTGTCCAAGTTTCAGCAAACCGGGCCCATGTCTCGCTTGAACGAACCACAACCCCGTGTTGTTCACCAGGCAGCCCTCACTGGTCCTGAGCAGGACCACAGGTTGGATTATTATTGGATTATTATGTAGTGCTGCAGACAGTTGAGAAACTCCAGATCAGCATCAAATGACAAACATATGGAAGATACGTATttaatttttgtctttgttttggtgtttCCTGCAGAGACCAACCAGGGAGCAAGGctaaaggaaaacagaaaaagtgaGAGCTCAGGGACGACGAAGCAGTGTGCAataaagttgtttgtttttaaacagcatACAGTACAAACTGGTGCCCTTCTTACCCATAAACACAGTCAGACCACTGACCT comes from Astatotilapia calliptera chromosome 14, fAstCal1.2, whole genome shotgun sequence and encodes:
- the mlf1 gene encoding myeloid leukemia factor 1 isoform X2; protein product: MFNSSLREFDEDPFASDPFRAHREHMRQMMRSFSEPFGGALMPSLMDGRNRGHEMVEHPSSSHPLRNEHRDLMRNPFGVFDNMMASMRSRMEGMQRNLESADSNTHSFRSSSVMTYSKVGNEPPKVYQATSSTRCAPGGIKETRQAIRDSESGLEKMKIGHHIQDRGHVVEKKYNKKTGEKEFNQDFQNMDESEAQSFDDEWQQEVSKFQQTGPMSRLNEPQPRVVHQAALTGPEQDHRDQPGSKAKGKQKK
- the mlf1 gene encoding myeloid leukemia factor 1 isoform X3, giving the protein MRQMMRSFSEPFGGALMPSLMDGRNRGHEMVEHPSSSHPLRNEHRDMSRSLLPFGGIDNTDLMRNPFGVFDNMMASMRSRMEGMQRNLESADSNTHSFRSSSVMTYSKVGNEPPKVYQATSSTRCAPGGIKETRQAIRDSESGLEKMKIGHHIQDRGHVVEKKYNKKTGEKEFNQDFQNMDESEAQSFDDEWQQEVSKFQQTGPMSRLNEPQPRVVHQAALTGPEQDHRDQPGSKAKGKQKK
- the mlf1 gene encoding myeloid leukemia factor 1 isoform X1; its protein translation is MFNSSLREFDEDPFASDPFRAHREHMRQMMRSFSEPFGGALMPSLMDGRNRGHEMVEHPSSSHPLRNEHRDMSRSLLPFGGIDNTDLMRNPFGVFDNMMASMRSRMEGMQRNLESADSNTHSFRSSSVMTYSKVGNEPPKVYQATSSTRCAPGGIKETRQAIRDSESGLEKMKIGHHIQDRGHVVEKKYNKKTGEKEFNQDFQNMDESEAQSFDDEWQQEVSKFQQTGPMSRLNEPQPRVVHQAALTGPEQDHRDQPGSKAKGKQKK